Within Ralstonia pickettii DTP0602, the genomic segment CGACATCGGGATGCCGGTGAGGAACAGCGCCGTCACCTTGCTGCGCCGCGACGCCGGAAACCAGTACGTCAGGTACAGCAGGATCGCCGGGATAAAGCCAGCCTCGGCCACGCCCAGCAGGAAACGCATGATGTAGAAGCTGGTCGGCGTGCTCACGAACAGCATGGCGGCGGAGATCAGGCCCCACGTCACCATGATGCGGGCGATCCAGCGGCGCGCGCCGACCTTCAGCAGGATCAGGTTGCTGGGCACTTCGAACAGCAGGTAGCCGACGAAGAAGATGCCGGCGCCCAGGCCATAGACGGCGTCGCTCAGGCCAAGGTCCTGCATCATCTGCAGCTTGGCGTAGCCCACGTTGATGCGGTCAAGGTAGGCGCACAGGTAGCACAGGAACAGGAACGGCAGTAGCCGCCACATGACCCGGGTATAGGTTTCCGATTCGGTGGCGGCAAACGGCGCCGCGGTTGCGCTGGGGGATTGCATGGGTGTCTCCTGGGGGCGTCATCGCTGTCGTTGCGAGATCGTTGCGGTGGGCTGCATCGGCGGCCGCCGTGCCACTGCGCGTGGCGGCCGCGACAGGCGGGCGTGCGCCCGCTCAGTCGAACATGTCAGGCTGGGTGGCGGCGAGGTGGTCCCAGATCGGCTGGAAGTGCAGCCAGCCGATGTAGTCGCTGCCGACGTGCTCGCGGCTGTAGCGCGCGCGATCCGGCGAAACCAGGCGCGGGGTGATGCCGGTCGCCTCCACCATCAGCTGCTGCTTGCAGCAGCGCTCCAGTGCCATGAACCAGAACGCGGCCGACTCGATGCTGTGCCGGCTCGCGGTCAGCAGGCCGTGGTTCTGGTGGATCGCCGCCTTGACGCCTTTGAACGCGTTGGCGACCTTGTGGCCGCCTTTGACTTCGACCGCGACCTTGCCGGCCTCGTCGCCGATCACTACGTGGTCTTCGAAGAAGGCGGCCGCGTCCTGCGTGATCGGCTCGATCGGCTTGCCCAGCGCTGCGAACGCGGTGCCATATTCCGTGTGTGCGTGGCACATGGCGACGATGTCCTGGTGCATCTCATGCACGGCGGCATGCAGCACGAAGCCGGCGCGGTTGATCGCATGACGGCCTTCCACCACCTTGCCTTCGTGATCGGCGCAGATCAGGTTCGACACCTTCACCTGCGCAAAATGGACCGCCATCGGGTTGGTCCAGTACAGCTCCGGATGCTCCGGGTCGCGCACCGTCAGGTGGCCGGCGAAGCCGTAGTCATAGCCTTCCAGCGCAAAGGCGCGGCATGCCGCCACCAGCCGCTCCTTGCAGTACTGGCGCTCCTCGGCGAACGAGGAGAATTTCGGGATCGACGGGAAGATCAGGCCACGCTGTTCGGGCTGATAGATGGAAACGCGTTCCTCATCGTTGAACACCTGCGGGGTGCGTTCGAGTACTGCCGCCATGATTTGCTCCTTGTTGGGATCGAATGGAAAACTGCGTGGAGGCATAGTCGCGCCGCGCCGATGCGTTGACAAACGATGGGTGTTCATGGAAGCATGAACCACATTCATGAATTACAACGGCGGGGCAATCCCATGAGGCGTGTACCGAACTTCGTGCTGCTGCGCGCGTTTGAGGCGGCGGCCAGGCTGGAGAGCTTTACGCTGGCGGCGAACGAGCTGCACCTGACGCAATCGGCGATCAGCCACCAGGTGCGCGAGCTGGAGGATTACTTCGGCCGCAAGCTGTTCGTGCGGCGCAACCGGCGGGTCGAGCCGACGCCGGAAGGACAGCGCCTGCTGGAAAGCCTGTCGCGCGTGTTCGACGTGATCGAGGCCGCGTGCAACGAGGTCGTGCTGGCACCACAGGCGCAGGTGCTGGCCGTCTACAGCGCACCCAGCTTTGCGGTGAAGTGGCTGGGGCCGCGGCTGCCGGCCTTCATGCAGCAGCATCCCGACATCACCATCCGCTTGTCCTCGGGGGCCGAGCCGATCGACATGACGCTGGCGCGCGAGATCGACCTGGCCATCACCTACGGCACGGCGCAGGCGCGCGCGGGCGTGATCGTGACGCCGCTGGGCAAGGAGCGGATCCTGCCGTTGTGTTCGCCGCGCCTGCTCGATAGCGATGCGCCCGCGCGCGAGCAGATGCAGGCGCTGCCGCTGATCGATTCCCAACTGAGCAGGGTGACGTGGCCGGACTGGTTCGATGCCAACGGCATGGTGTGCCCGACGCGCCCGCGCGCGTCATTCGACCGTGGCGCGCTGGCGATTTCTGCCGCCGTGGACGGCATGGGCGTGGCACTGGAGAGCATCCGCCTGGCCGAGCGCGACCTGGCGCGCGGCGACCTGGTGCCGGTGGGCGAAAGCGAGTTCCGCCCGGTCGCGCGGGAAACGCACTTCCTCTGCTACCGGCAGAATGAAGCGCACCTGCCCAAGGTGGCAACCTTCGTCACCTGGCTGTGCGCGGAGCTTGGCCTCGATCCGGGCCAGGGAGTGGGCGGCGCCGGGACGCGCCGCCCGAAGTGAGATCGCCCTACGCCACCCGGAAGCCGTGCGTGCCGTCGCGCTCCAGTTGCGCGATCAGGCCGAACTCCCAGTCGAGATAGCCCTGCATCGCCTCACGCGGGCTGTCGGTGCCCTCATAAGGCCGGCGGTAGCGGTCGGTGCGTTCCGACGCCAGCCGCGTTTCGCCGCTCTCCAGCGGCAGGCCCGCGGCGATCCACGACTGCGTGCCGCCTTTCAGCACCAAGACCTCCGCATCGGTCAGGCGCCGCAGGTCGGCGGCCGCGAAGCGTGCCAGCAGACTGGAGCCGCAGGTCAGCACATAGCGGCGCGGCTGCGGGATGCGCGGCAACGCCTCAGCCAGCTGCGCGCGAATGACGAAGTACGCCCCGGGAATATGGCGCTTGACGTAGTTGGCGCTCGCGGTGAAGTCGAGCACGGCGGTGCTGCCATCCTTCGCATCGATCCATGCAGCCAGTTCCGCGGGCGTCACCGATGGCACCGGCGCTGAAGCAGGCACCGGCGCGGCGACCGCGCCCGTCTCGCTGCGCGCCGCGGCGTCCACCGGCTCCACGACCCAGACGTCCCATCCCATCTGCGCCAGCCACGACCCGGTCATATTGGCGCGCACGTCATCGTCGTCGGCCAGCACGATGCGCGCGCCGCGCACCGGGGCGTTGTGGTCGGTTTCCTGCACCAGCTGGCCGCCCGGCGCGTTGACGAAGCCTGGCAGGTGGCCCTCGGCGAATTCCTCGGGCGTGCGCACATCGAAGCGGTACAGCGTGCGGCCTGCTTGCTGCAGCGAGTCAAGCTCGCCCAGCGCGATGCGGCGCACGCCGGCGCGGTCCGCGATCTCGCGCGCGCCGCGGCGGGCGCTGTCACGGTTGGCGTCGCTGACTGCGGCGGGCGCACGGCGGCCGGCGCCGTGGTCCAGTTGCTGCCCGGCCAGGGTCCAGCCGATGGTGCCGTTGCGCAGCGCGGCGACCGGGTTGGGGATGCCGGCATTGACCAGCGACTGCGTGCCGATGATGCTGCGCGTGCGCCCGGCACAATTGACGATCACCCGCGTGCGCGGATCGGGCGCCAGCTCGCGCACGCGCAGCACCAGCTCGGCGCCCGGCACGCTGGTGGCGGTGGGGATGCTCATGGTCTGGTATTCGTCGAAGCGGCGCGCGTCGACGATCACCACGTCGGCCTTGCTGTCGATCAGCGCTTGCACTTCCTCGGCCGCCAGCGACGGCGTATGGCGCTTGGCCTCCACCACCTCGCCGAACGACTTGCTGGGCACGTTGACGTCGCGGAAAACCTCACCACCGCCAGCGATCCATGCGCGCAGCCCGCCTTCGAGCACATGCACGCGCGTATAGCCCAGCTCGCGCAGCACGGCTGCCGCGCGCGGCGCCAGGTCTTCGCCGGCGTATTCGCCGTAGACGACGACCAGCGTGTCGCGGCGCGGGATGCGCGACCTTGCTTCAAGCTCAAGCTTCGACAGCGGGAAATTGGCCGCCCACAGCGGATGTTCCTGCGCGAAGGGGTCCTCCTCGCGCACGTCGATCAGCGCGATCTCCTCGCCGTCGAGCAGGGCCTTGCGCACGTCCTCGCGCGAATAAGTCGGAAAGTCAGCGTTGTTGTTGGTCATGACTGGGCAAGTTCGCGGGAGCGGTCCCACAGGTTGGGCAGGGTCTGGTTGGAATAGCCGGAGACAAAAGGCTTGCGCGTGCCGTCCTCGGCATAGACCGAGCGGCGTACCGCGCCGATATTGCCGCCGTAGACGTGGATGCTGACCGAGACGCGGTCGTCATGAACGTTGTTGACGCGATGGATATCGCCGACCGTGGGCGAAACGGCTTCTACCTGGCCGGGCAGCAAGCGTACCGCGTCGCCCTGCGGCACGGGCCTGCCGGCGGCATCGAGCACAAACGGTTGCGAGTCCTCGGCACCGCGCAGCATGCCGATCAGCCCCCACACGGTGTGATCATGGATCGGCGTGCGCTGCCCCGGACCCCAGACAAAGCTGACGACGGAGAAGCGTTCGGCGGAATCGCAATGCAGCAGGTGCTGCTGGTAGTACTCGGGATGCGGCTGGGCCCAGGTGTCGGGCAGCCAGTCGTCGCGCGCCACCAGCTTTGCCAGCAGCGCCCCGCCCTCGCGCAGGATGCGGGGCTCGTCGGGATGCTGGTCGAGCAGCGCGGACAACGCGGTGACGAAGTCGCGCAGCGGCGCCAGTGCATTTGGCGCATCGGGGTTGATGGAATTGCCCATGGGAATCACTCCGGAGTGTCTCTTTCTGGTTTGCCGGCGCGCCGGGCGCCGGCCGCGCGGCCCTCTGCGGGGCGCTGGTCCTGCAAACATAGCACGGCACGGCGGGGCGCGTGCCTACAGGCCGAGCTGCGCACGCCCGGCGGCGCCCAGGATGGCGTCGTTCTGCGGCGTATGGATACGGCTGCACAGCACGTCGCGGTAGTGGCGCTCGAGCGGGTTGTTGCGGCTCAGGCCGTGGTTGCCAGACAGCTGCAACGCCAGTTCCACCGCGCGGATCGCGTTGCCGGTCACGGTGAACTTCAGCAGGCCGCTGTCGGCAGGCGACGGCGGCTCGCCCGCGTCGGTGCGCGCGGCGGCGTCGTCGAGCAGCACGGCGTTGGTCCGCAGGAGCGCCGCGATCTCGCCGATGGCTTCCTGCACGCGCGGCAGCGTGGCCAGTGGCGCGCCCAGGCTGCCGGGAGCACGCTCGCGCACGAAGGTGCGGACCCACGCGTCGGCGGCCCGCGCCACGGCGTCGTAGAGGCTGCCGAGCAGCACCACCATCCACGCCTGCTGGTCGGCGTTGGCGTCGATGTCGGCCTGGCTCGCGCCGGCCGGCACCCAGGCCGACGGCGGGCGGATATCGACGGCGTGATCGGGTGGAATCCACACATTGTCGAGCACGGTCTCGTGGCTGCCTGAGGCGCGCAGGCCGAGGTGGTTCCAGTTCTCGACGATGCGCACGCCCGCGATGCCCGAGGCCGGTCCGGGCACCAGGAACACACCGACGCGCGGCTCGGGATCGTCCGTACGCGCCCACACCGCCAGCCAGCGCAGCGCCGGGATGCCGGTGCTGTAGAGCTTGCGCCCGCTGATGCGCCAGCCATCCGCGACGCGCGTG encodes:
- a CDS encoding hypothetical protein (K01628: fucA; L-fuculose-phosphate aldolase [EC:4.1.2.17]); protein product: MAAVLERTPQVFNDEERVSIYQPEQRGLIFPSIPKFSSFAEERQYCKERLVAACRAFALEGYDYGFAGHLTVRDPEHPELYWTNPMAVHFAQVKVSNLICADHEGKVVEGRHAINRAGFVLHAAVHEMHQDIVAMCHAHTEYGTAFAALGKPIEPITQDAAAFFEDHVVIGDEAGKVAVEVKGGHKVANAFKGVKAAIHQNHGLLTASRHSIESAAFWFMALERCCKQQLMVEATGITPRLVSPDRARYSREHVGSDYIGWLHFQPIWDHLAATQPDMFD
- a CDS encoding transcriptional regulator, whose translation is MRRVPNFVLLRAFEAAARLESFTLAANELHLTQSAISHQVRELEDYFGRKLFVRRNRRVEPTPEGQRLLESLSRVFDVIEAACNEVVLAPQAQVLAVYSAPSFAVKWLGPRLPAFMQQHPDITIRLSSGAEPIDMTLAREIDLAITYGTAQARAGVIVTPLGKERILPLCSPRLLDSDAPAREQMQALPLIDSQLSRVTWPDWFDANGMVCPTRPRASFDRGALAISAAVDGMGVALESIRLAERDLARGDLVPVGESEFRPVARETHFLCYRQNEAHLPKVATFVTWLCAELGLDPGQGVGGAGTRRPK
- a CDS encoding sulfurtransferase (K01013: E2.8.1.- [EC:2.8.1.-]) — its product is MTNNNADFPTYSREDVRKALLDGEEIALIDVREEDPFAQEHPLWAANFPLSKLELEARSRIPRRDTLVVVYGEYAGEDLAPRAAAVLRELGYTRVHVLEGGLRAWIAGGGEVFRDVNVPSKSFGEVVEAKRHTPSLAAEEVQALIDSKADVVIVDARRFDEYQTMSIPTATSVPGAELVLRVRELAPDPRTRVIVNCAGRTRSIIGTQSLVNAGIPNPVAALRNGTIGWTLAGQQLDHGAGRRAPAAVSDANRDSARRGAREIADRAGVRRIALGELDSLQQAGRTLYRFDVRTPEEFAEGHLPGFVNAPGGQLVQETDHNAPVRGARIVLADDDDVRANMTGSWLAQMGWDVWVVEPVDAAARSETGAVAAPVPASAPVPSVTPAELAAWIDAKDGSTAVLDFTASANYVKRHIPGAYFVIRAQLAEALPRIPQPRRYVLTCGSSLLARFAAADLRRLTDAEVLVLKGGTQSWIAAGLPLESGETRLASERTDRYRRPYEGTDSPREAMQGYLDWEFGLIAQLERDGTHGFRVA
- a CDS encoding cysteine dioxygenase; this encodes MIPMGNSINPDAPNALAPLRDFVTALSALLDQHPDEPRILREGGALLAKLVARDDWLPDTWAQPHPEYYQQHLLHCDSAERFSVVSFVWGPGQRTPIHDHTVWGLIGMLRGAEDSQPFVLDAAGRPVPQGDAVRLLPGQVEAVSPTVGDIHRVNNVHDDRVSVSIHVYGGNIGAVRRSVYAEDGTRKPFVSGYSNQTLPNLWDRSRELAQS
- a CDS encoding acyl-CoA dehydrogenase (K01076: E3.1.2.-; [EC:3.1.2.-]); this encodes MSLTSSLRRLPSSDARLGDVLAELSARFAAGAGAHDAAASFPHDNFAQLHAHGLTAQVVPCTHGGGGAGLAQARRIVAAVAGGEPATALVLTMTYLQHRAIARADSHWSATVRDQVFASAVQDGALINALRVEPELGSPARGGLPGTIATRVADGWRISGRKLYSTGIPALRWLAVWARTDDPEPRVGVFLVPGPASGIAGVRIVENWNHLGLRASGSHETVLDNVWIPPDHAVDIRPPSAWVPAGASQADIDANADQQAWMVVLLGSLYDAVARAADAWVRTFVRERAPGSLGAPLATLPRVQEAIGEIAALLRTNAVLLDDAAARTDAGEPPSPADSGLLKFTVTGNAIRAVELALQLSGNHGLSRNNPLERHYRDVLCSRIHTPQNDAILGAAGRAQLGL